One Amycolatopsis sp. NBC_00355 genomic window carries:
- a CDS encoding Rv2732c family membrane protein, whose translation MTESQKSGELDELAAEIDEVGQQASRTVELGRRGFTIAVFTFVLLGCLLLPWVGDHAGWQVLAGEGGGIPQLFAATSTAVGVVASALALVTRRWWLAWVCAAGGWFASVDGLLAIWSQQSSHAPGAAGGGPGAGLIIAWIAMICLAVQWMRTAFSRS comes from the coding sequence GTGACCGAATCCCAGAAGTCCGGCGAGCTGGACGAGCTGGCCGCCGAGATCGACGAGGTCGGGCAGCAGGCGTCCCGCACGGTCGAGCTCGGCCGGCGCGGGTTCACCATCGCCGTGTTCACGTTCGTGCTGCTCGGCTGCCTGCTGCTGCCGTGGGTCGGCGACCACGCCGGCTGGCAGGTGCTGGCCGGCGAAGGGGGCGGCATCCCGCAGCTGTTCGCCGCGACGTCGACCGCCGTCGGCGTTGTCGCGTCCGCGCTCGCGCTGGTGACGCGCCGCTGGTGGCTGGCCTGGGTCTGCGCCGCCGGCGGCTGGTTCGCCTCGGTGGACGGCCTCCTCGCCATCTGGTCGCAGCAGTCGTCCCACGCCCCCGGCGCGGCCGGTGGCGGGCCCGGCGCCGGCCTGATCATCGCCTGGATCGCGATGATCTGCCTCGCCGTCCAGTGGATGCGCACGGCCTTTTCGCGCTCCTAG
- a CDS encoding 2OG-Fe(II) oxygenase family protein — MSATIDPTAGLFAGWTPPRDLPFHWHIYDVGSTLPAGWTDELLDVARRQAARRSFRPTMATARETADAVIPLESVDGAVLVEQAPWVNELYTGWFRQLGERLADEPLELTSTTNRALSLNVQRGVTMRYPCHVDSNPVEGLLYLTDCTEETGGGLVVSRNRHARDVSEVDEDAAVIYPRRGQLFFFDARFHPHYVQPLRTDDALRAVVTMNYYTRSIPEAVRPEGLDEQLFGTAA; from the coding sequence ATGTCGGCCACGATCGACCCCACCGCCGGCCTGTTCGCGGGCTGGACCCCGCCGCGGGACCTGCCGTTCCACTGGCACATCTACGACGTCGGCAGCACGCTGCCCGCCGGCTGGACCGACGAGCTGCTGGACGTCGCGCGCCGGCAGGCGGCCCGCCGCAGCTTCCGCCCGACGATGGCCACCGCGCGCGAAACCGCCGACGCCGTCATCCCGCTGGAGTCCGTCGACGGCGCGGTGCTCGTCGAGCAGGCGCCGTGGGTGAACGAGCTCTACACCGGCTGGTTCCGGCAGCTGGGGGAGCGCCTCGCCGACGAGCCCCTGGAACTGACGAGCACGACCAACCGCGCGCTGAGCCTCAACGTGCAGCGCGGCGTCACCATGCGCTACCCGTGCCACGTGGACAGCAACCCGGTGGAAGGCCTGCTGTACCTGACCGACTGCACCGAGGAGACCGGCGGCGGCCTGGTCGTCTCCCGCAACCGCCACGCCCGCGACGTGTCCGAAGTGGACGAAGACGCCGCCGTCATCTACCCGCGGCGAGGCCAGTTGTTCTTCTTCGACGCGCGCTTCCACCCGCACTACGTCCAGCCGCTGCGCACCGACGACGCCCTGCGCGCGGTCGTCACGATGAACTACTACACCCGCTCGATCCCCGAAGCCGTCCGGCCGGAGGGCCTGGACGAGCAACTGTTCGGCACGGCCGCCTGA
- a CDS encoding class I adenylate-forming enzyme family protein has product MNTGVTAREVEDLLARTTWPGATGDCAGVGELADRFAAGFVPGSVVLVALPNGTRLIRVFFALVLAGLVPTLLAASTPASRLRATARRLGATALVRPGGETDQVTVTRLDDTSVRTHRPGQAILLTSGTSGMATGCLHDVAALRRNATRHARSIGLGPADRMLITLPMHYSYALVAQVIAGLVTGASLVVTGPPFTPAGYRDVVTAHDVTVSALTPLLVADLQADGGRLPRGLRALGVGGHALDPARTARLLAANPDLELYLTYGLTEAGPRVSTLAAHREPPARYASAGTPIDGVRLGLRDAGRGPDEQEVLVTADTVYRAKVGVEGGVSRGKLVAADTIATGDVGRLDDDGYLWLSGRISDFAIVRGDKVSLSSVRKAAESLDGVLRAIVTPPADENAGALELALYVDETRTLSEKDVRRTLYPLLTPNERPGELTVHPVTAGSLHK; this is encoded by the coding sequence GTGAACACCGGCGTCACCGCGCGCGAGGTCGAGGACCTGCTCGCCCGCACGACCTGGCCGGGCGCCACCGGCGACTGCGCGGGAGTCGGCGAGCTGGCCGACCGGTTCGCCGCCGGCTTCGTCCCGGGTTCCGTCGTGCTGGTCGCGCTGCCCAACGGCACCCGGCTGATCCGGGTGTTCTTCGCGCTGGTCCTCGCCGGGCTGGTGCCCACGCTGCTCGCGGCGTCGACCCCGGCGTCACGGCTGCGCGCGACCGCCCGGCGGCTCGGCGCGACGGCGCTGGTCCGCCCCGGCGGCGAGACCGACCAGGTGACGGTCACCCGCCTGGACGACACTTCGGTGCGGACGCACCGGCCCGGGCAGGCGATCCTGCTGACCTCCGGCACGTCCGGGATGGCCACCGGCTGCCTGCACGACGTCGCGGCGCTGCGGCGCAACGCCACGCGGCACGCCCGCAGCATCGGGCTCGGGCCGGCCGACCGGATGCTGATCACGCTGCCGATGCACTACTCGTACGCGCTGGTCGCGCAGGTCATCGCGGGCCTTGTCACGGGCGCGTCGCTGGTCGTCACCGGCCCGCCGTTCACCCCGGCCGGCTACCGCGACGTCGTCACCGCCCACGACGTCACCGTGTCCGCGCTGACCCCGCTGCTCGTCGCCGACCTGCAGGCCGACGGCGGCCGGCTGCCGCGCGGCCTGCGGGCGCTCGGCGTCGGCGGCCACGCGCTCGACCCGGCCCGCACGGCCCGGCTGCTCGCCGCGAACCCGGACCTGGAGCTCTACCTGACCTACGGGCTCACCGAGGCCGGGCCGCGGGTGTCGACGCTGGCCGCGCACCGCGAGCCGCCGGCCCGGTACGCCTCGGCCGGGACCCCGATCGACGGCGTCCGGCTGGGCCTGCGCGACGCCGGCCGCGGCCCGGACGAGCAGGAGGTCCTGGTCACCGCCGACACGGTGTACCGGGCCAAGGTCGGCGTCGAAGGGGGTGTGTCGCGCGGCAAGCTCGTCGCGGCGGACACCATCGCCACCGGGGACGTCGGCCGCCTCGACGACGACGGCTACCTGTGGCTCAGCGGGCGGATCTCGGACTTCGCGATCGTGCGCGGCGACAAGGTTTCGCTGTCTTCGGTCCGCAAAGCGGCGGAGTCCCTGGACGGCGTCCTGCGCGCGATCGTCACGCCGCCCGCGGACGAAAACGCCGGGGCCCTGGAGCTGGCGCTCTACGTCGACGAAACCCGCACACTGTCCGAAAAGGACGTCCGGCGGACGCTGTACCCGTTGCTGACGCCCAACGAGCGCCCCGGCGAGCTGACCGTGCACCCGGTCACGGCCGGCAGCCTGCACAAGTAG
- the miaA gene encoding tRNA (adenosine(37)-N6)-dimethylallyltransferase MiaA codes for MRPVAVVGPTATGKTALAVELALKLGGEVVNADALQLYRGMDIGTAKATEQERRGVPHHLLDVLDVTETASVAAYQRDARAEVERLLAAGRVPVLTGGSGLYVQAVLDDLRFPGTDPAVRARLDAEAEERGTPTLYTRLGERDPVAAAAILPTNTRRIVRALEVIEITGEPFSANLPKPGPARYGTAVIGVDRAPEELDERVNERVRRMFEAGLVDEVRELLARGLRDGKTASRALGYQQVIIELDGEGDFEAAAAATAQATRRFVRKQRSWFRRDQRIHWFDGAEAGLAARVLDTLAR; via the coding sequence ATCCGCCCGGTCGCGGTGGTCGGGCCGACGGCCACCGGCAAGACCGCGCTCGCCGTCGAACTGGCGCTGAAGCTCGGCGGGGAGGTCGTCAACGCCGACGCGCTGCAGCTCTACCGCGGCATGGACATCGGCACCGCCAAGGCCACTGAGCAGGAACGTCGCGGCGTTCCGCACCACCTGCTCGACGTGCTGGACGTGACCGAGACGGCGTCCGTCGCGGCCTACCAGCGTGACGCGCGCGCCGAAGTGGAGCGGCTCCTGGCCGCGGGCCGGGTGCCCGTGCTGACCGGTGGATCCGGGCTCTACGTCCAGGCGGTGCTCGACGACCTGCGCTTCCCGGGCACCGACCCGGCCGTGCGCGCGCGGCTCGACGCGGAGGCGGAAGAACGGGGCACGCCGACCCTCTACACCCGGTTGGGTGAACGCGATCCGGTCGCCGCGGCCGCGATCCTGCCGACCAACACCCGCCGGATCGTGCGCGCGCTGGAAGTCATCGAGATCACCGGGGAGCCGTTCTCCGCGAACCTGCCGAAGCCGGGGCCTGCTCGCTACGGCACGGCCGTGATCGGCGTCGACCGCGCGCCCGAAGAGCTCGACGAGCGCGTGAACGAGCGCGTCCGGCGGATGTTCGAGGCCGGGCTGGTCGACGAGGTTCGCGAGCTGCTGGCGCGCGGCCTCCGGGACGGGAAGACGGCGTCGCGCGCGCTCGGCTACCAGCAGGTGATCATCGAGCTGGACGGCGAGGGCGACTTCGAGGCCGCCGCGGCGGCGACGGCGCAGGCCACCCGGCGCTTCGTCCGGAAGCAACGGTCCTGGTTCCGGCGCGACCAGCGGATCCACTGGTTCGACGGCGCCGAAGCCGGGCTGGCCGCACGCGTCCTGGATACCCTGGCCCGGTAA
- the miaB gene encoding tRNA (N6-isopentenyl adenosine(37)-C2)-methylthiotransferase MiaB encodes MTETQAPRAYQIRTFGCQMNVHDSERLAGQLEEAGYVPVDGGAKPDLIVFNTCAVRENADNKLYGTLGHLRPDKTANPDLQIAVGGCLAQKDRGEIVKRAPWVDVVFGTHNIGSLPTLLERARHNAEAEVEILESLETFPSTLPARRESSYASWVSVSVGCNNTCTFCIVPALRGKERDRRPGEILAEVEALVAEGVLEVTLLGQNVNSYGVEFGDRLAFGKLLRACGGIDGLERVRFTSPHPAAFTSDVIDAMAETPNVCHQLHMPLQSGSDRVLREMKRSYRSARYLKVLDEVRAAMPDAAITTDIIVGFPGETEEDFQATLDVVAESRFSSAFTFQYSKRPGTPAATMAGQLPKEVVQERYERLVELQNQISWDENKKIVGRRVELLVADGEGRKDAETHRMSGRGRDGRLVHFAPTGANVDRGVRPGDIVETVVTYGAPHHMVADGDLVSHRRTRAGDNAEAGLRPKTNGVTLGLPGFGAPAVRPEPVSGCAL; translated from the coding sequence ATGACCGAGACACAGGCACCCAGGGCGTACCAGATCCGCACCTTCGGCTGCCAGATGAACGTCCACGACTCCGAGCGCCTCGCCGGGCAGCTCGAAGAGGCCGGGTACGTGCCCGTCGACGGCGGGGCGAAGCCCGACCTCATCGTGTTCAACACCTGTGCCGTCCGGGAGAACGCGGACAACAAGCTCTACGGCACCCTCGGGCACCTGCGGCCCGACAAGACCGCGAACCCGGATCTGCAGATCGCCGTCGGCGGGTGCCTGGCGCAGAAGGACCGCGGGGAGATCGTCAAGCGGGCTCCCTGGGTGGACGTCGTGTTCGGGACGCACAACATCGGGTCGCTGCCGACGCTGCTGGAGCGCGCGCGGCACAACGCCGAGGCCGAGGTCGAGATCCTCGAGTCCCTCGAGACGTTCCCCTCGACGCTGCCCGCGCGCCGCGAATCGTCCTACGCGAGCTGGGTGTCCGTTTCGGTCGGCTGCAACAACACCTGCACCTTCTGCATCGTGCCCGCCCTGCGCGGCAAGGAACGCGACCGGCGCCCCGGCGAGATCCTCGCCGAGGTCGAGGCGCTCGTCGCCGAGGGCGTGCTCGAAGTCACGCTGCTCGGCCAGAACGTGAACTCCTACGGCGTCGAGTTCGGCGATCGGCTGGCGTTCGGCAAGCTGCTGCGCGCCTGCGGCGGGATCGACGGCCTGGAGCGCGTCCGGTTCACCTCGCCGCACCCGGCGGCGTTCACCTCCGACGTCATCGACGCGATGGCCGAGACGCCGAACGTCTGCCACCAGCTGCACATGCCGCTGCAGTCCGGGTCCGACCGGGTGCTGCGCGAGATGAAGCGGTCCTACCGCTCCGCGCGCTACCTGAAGGTCCTCGACGAGGTCCGCGCGGCGATGCCCGACGCGGCGATCACCACCGACATCATCGTCGGCTTCCCCGGCGAGACCGAGGAGGACTTCCAGGCGACCCTGGACGTCGTCGCCGAGTCCCGCTTCTCCAGCGCGTTCACCTTCCAGTACTCGAAGCGCCCCGGTACGCCGGCCGCGACGATGGCGGGCCAGCTGCCCAAGGAGGTCGTCCAGGAACGCTACGAGCGCCTGGTCGAGCTGCAGAACCAGATCTCCTGGGACGAGAACAAGAAGATCGTCGGCCGCCGGGTCGAGCTGCTCGTCGCCGACGGCGAGGGCCGCAAGGACGCCGAGACGCACCGGATGAGCGGCCGCGGCCGCGACGGCCGGCTGGTGCATTTCGCGCCGACGGGCGCGAATGTCGATCGCGGGGTGCGGCCCGGCGACATCGTCGAGACGGTCGTCACCTACGGCGCGCCGCACCACATGGTCGCCGACGGGGACCTGGTCTCGCACCGCCGGACGCGTGCGGGCGACAACGCCGAGGCGGGGCTGCGGCCCAAGACCAACGGCGTCACGCTGGGCCTGCCGGGCTTCGGTGCCCCGGCGGTCCGGCCCGAACCGGTGAGCGGGTGTGCGTTGTGA
- a CDS encoding ornithine cyclodeaminase family protein — translation MTLLVLSGADVREAFPPKEGLAPMRDALKALSRGDAHQPLRPVVAPEGAAGLLAMMPAYTGADGYGVKIVCLFEGNTARGLDAHQGAMLLFSGETGEALALLNASVLTELRTPAVTAVATETLARPDATDVTIFGLGVQGAAHIRTLAAVRPLRQVRVVTRSDARARCAALSAELDVPVVVASSAEEATRSADIVITATNAVSPLLRHAWLRPGTHVNAIGSCVPHTRELDTATMASARVFVDSPESAVNEAGDYVFAAREGAAVDLTPLGDVLLGRAPGRESEEEITVFESVGLAIQDLAAARFVYARAQETGAGTRVEY, via the coding sequence ATGACCCTGCTGGTTCTTTCCGGCGCCGACGTCCGCGAGGCGTTCCCGCCGAAGGAGGGCCTCGCCCCGATGCGCGACGCCCTCAAGGCCCTCTCCCGGGGCGACGCGCACCAGCCGCTGCGGCCGGTGGTCGCCCCGGAGGGAGCGGCGGGCCTGCTGGCGATGATGCCGGCGTACACCGGCGCCGACGGTTACGGCGTCAAGATCGTCTGCCTGTTCGAGGGCAACACAGCGCGCGGTCTCGACGCCCACCAGGGCGCGATGCTCCTGTTCAGCGGCGAGACGGGAGAAGCCCTGGCGCTGCTGAACGCCTCGGTCCTGACGGAGCTGCGCACCCCGGCGGTGACGGCGGTGGCCACGGAGACCCTGGCCCGCCCGGACGCGACAGACGTGACGATCTTCGGCCTCGGCGTCCAGGGCGCGGCCCACATCCGCACCCTGGCGGCGGTCCGCCCGCTGCGTCAGGTCCGGGTGGTGACCCGCTCGGACGCCCGGGCCCGGTGCGCGGCTCTGTCGGCGGAGCTGGACGTGCCGGTGGTGGTCGCCTCCTCCGCGGAGGAGGCGACACGGTCAGCCGACATCGTGATCACGGCGACCAACGCGGTCTCACCCCTGCTGCGGCACGCGTGGCTGCGGCCAGGAACGCACGTGAACGCGATCGGCTCGTGCGTCCCCCACACGCGCGAACTGGACACGGCGACGATGGCGTCGGCCCGGGTGTTCGTGGACTCGCCGGAGTCGGCGGTCAACGAAGCGGGCGACTACGTATTCGCAGCTCGCGAGGGGGCGGCGGTGGACCTGACACCCCTGGGCGACGTCCTGCTGGGCCGGGCGCCCGGCCGCGAGTCCGAGGAGGAGATCACGGTGTTCGAGTCGGTGGGCCTGGCGATCCAGGACCTGGCGGCGGCGCGGTTCGTGTACGCCCGCGCGCAGGAGACGGGAGCGGGCACCCGCGTCGAGTACTGA
- a CDS encoding beta-ketoacyl-[acyl-carrier-protein] synthase family protein has product MLRSDRTLCVTGTAWHTSLGAGRDEVWEGLLAGRSGLQLVPGANVLRSFVAGLLPDGPADGGPRERHVELATATAEAALRDAGLRAEEADPVLVLGTSLGPHIDDADPGSLHDWVAEAGKRLGLTRPPVSLSTACSSGSDAIAVAAELLGAGYADVVVAGGVDLLTDGKRLGHSVLGTLSPSTHRAFDADRSGMLPGDGAGCVVLERLESARRRGARPLGFLRGWGSTNDAAGMTAPKADGEAAARAVRRCAELAERPLADVAVVNAHGTATVLNDQAEAACLSGLFGDLPRPPVVFATKGALGHSLGATGVVEAITLLLALRDRTVPPVLGLTRPMPELRLPVARDVPHAVDGDFGISLTLGFGGFNTCLLFERGDDA; this is encoded by the coding sequence GTGCTGAGGTCGGACCGGACGCTCTGCGTGACCGGGACCGCGTGGCACACCTCGCTCGGCGCGGGCCGGGACGAGGTGTGGGAAGGCCTGCTCGCCGGGCGGTCCGGCCTGCAGCTGGTGCCCGGCGCGAATGTGCTGCGCAGCTTCGTCGCGGGCCTGCTGCCGGACGGGCCGGCCGACGGCGGCCCGCGGGAGCGGCACGTCGAACTCGCCACGGCCACCGCCGAAGCCGCGTTGCGCGACGCCGGCTTGCGCGCCGAAGAGGCCGATCCGGTCCTGGTGCTCGGCACCAGCCTGGGCCCGCACATCGACGACGCGGACCCCGGCTCACTGCACGACTGGGTCGCCGAAGCCGGCAAACGGCTCGGGCTGACCCGGCCGCCGGTTTCGCTGTCCACGGCGTGCTCGTCGGGGTCCGACGCCATCGCCGTCGCGGCCGAACTGCTGGGGGCCGGGTACGCCGACGTCGTCGTCGCCGGCGGCGTCGACCTGCTGACCGACGGCAAGCGGCTGGGACATTCGGTGCTCGGCACGCTGTCGCCGTCGACGCACCGCGCGTTCGACGCCGACCGCTCCGGGATGCTGCCCGGTGACGGCGCGGGCTGCGTCGTCCTCGAGCGGCTGGAGTCCGCGCGGCGTCGCGGCGCCCGCCCGCTCGGGTTCCTGCGGGGCTGGGGTTCCACCAACGACGCGGCCGGGATGACCGCGCCGAAGGCCGACGGCGAAGCCGCCGCGCGGGCCGTCCGCCGCTGCGCCGAGCTGGCGGAGCGGCCCCTGGCCGACGTCGCCGTGGTGAACGCCCACGGCACCGCGACGGTCCTGAACGACCAGGCCGAAGCCGCCTGCCTGTCCGGGCTGTTCGGCGACCTGCCGCGGCCGCCGGTGGTGTTCGCGACGAAGGGCGCGCTCGGGCACTCGCTGGGCGCGACCGGCGTCGTCGAGGCGATCACCCTGCTGCTGGCCCTGCGCGACCGGACCGTGCCGCCGGTCCTCGGCCTGACCCGGCCGATGCCGGAGCTGCGGCTGCCGGTCGCCCGGGACGTCCCGCACGCCGTCGACGGCGACTTCGGGATCAGCCTGACCCTCGGGTTCGGCGGGTTCAACACGTGCCTGCTGTTCGAACGGGGGGACGATGCCTGA
- a CDS encoding thioesterase II family protein → MELLCVPGAGGSPRAFRPWAGALAPDITVRPLNPRGRDTPASSLVGVAARLVERIPRDGRYALAGHSMGGLIAYEMARLVCAGDTLPRPEFVVVAGARPPHSSPAGEFARLVAVADDDEFLGELAAAGLVEPAARHSPMRALFVPTLRADLRLVAEYRPEPGDPLPVDLLAWHGADDPSASPAAVGDWARYTAAGFHPAAFPGGHHFPFERPAEVAARLRAHVSVP, encoded by the coding sequence GTGGAACTGCTCTGCGTGCCGGGCGCCGGCGGCTCGCCCCGGGCCTTCCGCCCGTGGGCCGGCGCGCTCGCCCCGGACATCACGGTCCGCCCGCTGAACCCGCGCGGCCGCGACACCCCGGCGTCGAGCCTCGTCGGCGTGGCCGCCCGGCTCGTCGAACGCATCCCTCGTGACGGCCGGTACGCGCTGGCCGGGCACAGCATGGGCGGCCTGATCGCCTACGAGATGGCGCGCCTGGTCTGCGCCGGGGACACCTTGCCGCGTCCCGAGTTCGTCGTCGTCGCCGGAGCCCGGCCCCCGCACTCGAGCCCGGCCGGCGAGTTCGCCCGGCTGGTCGCGGTGGCGGACGACGACGAGTTCCTCGGCGAGCTGGCCGCCGCCGGGCTCGTCGAGCCCGCGGCGCGGCATTCGCCGATGCGCGCGCTGTTCGTGCCGACCCTGCGCGCGGACCTGCGCCTGGTGGCGGAGTACCGGCCGGAGCCGGGCGACCCGCTGCCGGTCGACCTGCTGGCCTGGCACGGCGCCGACGACCCCTCGGCGTCGCCGGCGGCGGTCGGGGACTGGGCCCGCTACACCGCCGCCGGGTTCCACCCGGCCGCCTTCCCCGGCGGCCACCACTTCCCGTTCGAGCGGCCGGCCGAGGTGGCCGCGCGGCTGCGAGCGCACGTGAGCGTCCCCTGA
- the dapF gene encoding diaminopimelate epimerase has product MGGIEFLKGHGTQNDFVLLPDAAGRLELTEARIAALCDRHRGLGADGVLRIVRADALELPSAGEWFMDYRNADGSIAEMCGNGVRVFARYLVDSGLAAEGGFVVGTRAGDRPVVVHPDRSVTVQMGPATITGTSVTVVAGRPFSGVAVDVGNPHLVTVLDDTDVADLDLRDQPDYDHDVFPNGVNLEFVNRLGEGALRMRVHERGVGETRACGTGTVAAVAAAFHLAGTDTGASTVDIPGGRVEVTVSRGASTLSGPAEIVARGEIDDAWWAAAGS; this is encoded by the coding sequence ATGGGCGGAATCGAGTTCCTCAAGGGGCACGGCACGCAGAACGACTTCGTTCTGCTCCCCGACGCGGCGGGCCGCCTCGAACTGACCGAGGCGCGGATCGCCGCGCTGTGCGACCGCCACCGCGGCCTCGGGGCGGACGGCGTGCTCCGCATCGTCCGGGCCGACGCGCTCGAACTGCCGTCGGCGGGCGAGTGGTTCATGGACTACCGCAACGCGGACGGTTCGATCGCGGAGATGTGCGGCAACGGCGTGCGCGTCTTCGCGCGGTACCTCGTGGATTCGGGCCTCGCGGCGGAAGGCGGGTTCGTCGTCGGCACCCGGGCGGGCGACCGCCCGGTGGTGGTGCACCCGGACCGGTCGGTGACCGTGCAGATGGGCCCGGCGACGATCACCGGCACCTCGGTCACCGTGGTCGCGGGCCGGCCGTTCTCCGGCGTGGCCGTCGACGTCGGCAACCCGCACCTGGTGACGGTGCTCGACGACACCGACGTCGCGGACCTGGACCTGCGCGACCAGCCCGACTACGACCACGACGTCTTCCCGAACGGCGTCAACCTGGAGTTCGTCAACCGCCTCGGCGAGGGCGCGCTGCGGATGCGCGTCCACGAGCGCGGGGTGGGGGAGACCCGCGCCTGCGGCACCGGCACGGTGGCCGCGGTCGCGGCGGCCTTCCACCTGGCGGGCACCGACACCGGTGCGTCCACAGTGGACATCCCGGGCGGCCGGGTCGAGGTGACGGTCTCGCGCGGGGCGTCGACGCTGTCGGGCCCGGCGGAGATCGTGGCCCGCGGCGAAATCGACGACGCCTGGTGGGCCGCCGCCGGTTCCTGA
- a CDS encoding DUF349 domain-containing protein, translating into MAQENTSTGTPAPHPVPHALHTGHAAPPVPPAEPTPSTWGRVDEEGTVYVITAEGERAVGVWQAGSPDEGLVHYARRFDDVRTEVELLETRLASGAGDPKHALSSATQLRDGLAESSLVGDLAALGARLEYVIGHAEKALASAKLEREEARAAAVTRKQELAEEAEKIAADSTQWKAAGDRLRAILDEWKTVKGVDRKTDDELWKRFSKAREGFNRRRGSHFAELDKQRASAKTRKEELIAEAEAISESDDWGDTAGRYKDLMTEWKAAGRAPKDSDEALWQRFRAAQDKFFARRSAVFTERDAEFSTNASRKEELLVEAEKIDAASNLEAAKNALRKIQEQWDEIGKVPRERIRELDGRLKAVQDSVKSAEDSRWRRTDPEAQARAAQFRERVEQFESQAEKARAAGDERRAKKADEQAAQWREWLQAAEAAIADR; encoded by the coding sequence ATGGCCCAGGAGAACACTTCCACCGGTACCCCGGCCCCGCACCCGGTGCCGCACGCGCTGCACACCGGGCACGCCGCACCGCCCGTGCCGCCCGCCGAGCCCACCCCGTCCACCTGGGGCCGGGTCGACGAAGAGGGCACTGTCTACGTCATCACCGCCGAGGGCGAACGCGCCGTCGGCGTCTGGCAGGCAGGCAGCCCCGACGAGGGCCTGGTGCACTACGCCCGCCGCTTCGACGACGTGCGGACCGAGGTCGAGCTGCTGGAGACGCGCCTGGCCTCGGGCGCCGGCGACCCGAAGCACGCGCTCTCGAGCGCCACGCAGCTGCGCGACGGGCTGGCCGAGTCGTCCCTGGTCGGTGACCTGGCCGCCCTGGGCGCGCGCCTGGAGTACGTCATCGGGCACGCCGAGAAGGCCCTGGCCAGCGCGAAGCTGGAGCGTGAGGAAGCCCGCGCCGCGGCCGTCACCCGGAAGCAGGAGCTGGCGGAGGAAGCCGAGAAGATCGCCGCCGACTCCACCCAGTGGAAGGCGGCCGGCGACCGGCTGCGCGCGATCCTGGACGAGTGGAAGACGGTCAAGGGCGTCGACCGCAAGACCGACGACGAGCTGTGGAAGCGGTTCTCCAAGGCCCGCGAGGGCTTCAACCGGCGGCGTGGCTCCCACTTCGCCGAGCTGGACAAGCAGCGCGCCTCGGCCAAGACGCGCAAGGAAGAGCTCATCGCCGAGGCCGAGGCCATCAGCGAGTCCGACGACTGGGGCGACACCGCCGGTCGTTACAAGGACCTGATGACCGAGTGGAAGGCCGCCGGCCGGGCGCCGAAGGACAGCGACGAGGCCCTCTGGCAGCGCTTCCGCGCCGCGCAGGACAAGTTCTTCGCCCGCCGGTCCGCGGTCTTCACCGAGCGCGACGCCGAGTTCTCGACCAACGCGTCCCGCAAGGAGGAGCTGCTGGTCGAGGCCGAGAAGATCGACGCCGCCTCGAACCTCGAAGCCGCGAAGAACGCACTGCGCAAGATCCAGGAGCAGTGGGACGAGATCGGCAAGGTCCCGCGCGAGCGCATCCGCGAGCTGGACGGCCGGCTGAAGGCCGTCCAGGACTCGGTGAAGTCGGCCGAGGACTCCCGCTGGCGCCGCACGGACCCGGAGGCGCAGGCCCGGGCCGCGCAGTTCCGCGAGCGCGTCGAGCAGTTCGAGAGCCAGGCCGAAAAGGCGCGCGCGGCGGGCGACGAGCGCCGCGCGAAGAAGGCCGACGAGCAGGCCGCGCAGTGGCGCGAGTGGCTGCAGGCCGCGGAGGCGGCCATCGCCGACCGCTGA